Proteins from one Bradyrhizobium amphicarpaeae genomic window:
- a CDS encoding sulfurtransferase has translation MTDVLISASELADLLKLEPCVVIDTRNPDAYAAGHLPNAVNVHEIFTFLATSTPEGMAELKTKFADAFGAAGLSGKETAVIYEQSMNSGFGQSCRGYYLLTMLGYPKIKVLHGGFDAWAAAGLPVTKDVPTPVKASFAIVPEAGDILIDAKTMLAAVGKPGIAILDVRDVDEWIGDSSSPYGKDFCPRKGRIPGAVWLEWYRMMKPTAEGPRFKSKDEILAECATVGISPSTPVYLYCFKGARASNTFLALKNAGVKDVRMYFGSWNEWSRDPSLPIEQGLPVAAQVTGKAA, from the coding sequence ATGACGGACGTTCTGATCTCTGCCAGCGAACTTGCCGATCTCTTGAAGCTCGAACCCTGTGTCGTCATCGACACCCGCAATCCCGACGCCTACGCCGCCGGGCATCTGCCCAATGCCGTGAACGTGCACGAGATTTTCACGTTCCTCGCGACCTCGACGCCGGAAGGCATGGCCGAGCTGAAGACCAAATTCGCCGACGCCTTCGGCGCCGCCGGTCTCTCCGGCAAGGAGACGGCGGTGATCTACGAGCAATCGATGAATTCCGGCTTCGGCCAGTCCTGCCGCGGCTATTATCTCCTCACCATGCTCGGCTATCCCAAGATCAAGGTGCTGCATGGCGGCTTCGATGCGTGGGCGGCCGCGGGCTTGCCGGTGACGAAGGACGTTCCGACCCCGGTGAAGGCCTCGTTCGCGATCGTGCCGGAAGCCGGCGACATCCTGATCGATGCGAAGACGATGCTTGCCGCGGTCGGCAAACCCGGCATCGCCATCCTCGACGTGCGCGATGTCGATGAATGGATCGGCGACAGCTCGTCGCCCTACGGCAAGGATTTCTGCCCGCGCAAGGGTCGCATCCCCGGCGCTGTGTGGCTGGAATGGTACCGCATGATGAAGCCGACCGCGGAAGGGCCCCGGTTCAAGTCCAAGGACGAGATCCTCGCCGAATGCGCTACCGTCGGCATCTCACCGTCGACGCCGGTCTATCTCTACTGCTTCAAGGGGGCGCGCGCCTCGAACACGTTCCTGGCGCTGAAGAATGCCGGCGTGAAGGACGTGCGGATGTATTTCGGCTCCTGGAACGAATGGTCGCGTGACCCCTCGCTGCCGATCGAGCAGGGGCTGCCGGTAGCTGCCCAGGTAACAGGCAAGGCGGCATAG
- a CDS encoding OsmC family protein: MTAVVQKTVLTGCLAPIDKNGLEQLIASGKANPKVVKTLKCKTVAEGKFRHANYIRNLPPYIVDEPPGLLGDDTAPNPSEASLAALGSCLAVGLHANAVHRGWIVNKLELELEGDLNITAVWGTGDTSDKPVGFTDVRVKVDMACEGVSQDEINALVDHVKKWSPVANTFTRPVNLEVGI, encoded by the coding sequence ATGACTGCCGTCGTTCAAAAGACAGTGCTGACGGGGTGCCTAGCGCCCATCGACAAGAATGGCCTCGAGCAACTGATTGCGAGCGGCAAGGCCAATCCGAAGGTCGTCAAGACCTTGAAGTGCAAGACGGTCGCGGAAGGCAAGTTCCGCCACGCCAACTACATCCGCAACCTGCCGCCCTACATCGTCGACGAGCCGCCGGGGCTGCTGGGCGACGACACCGCGCCGAATCCGTCGGAAGCCTCGCTCGCCGCGCTCGGCTCCTGCCTCGCAGTCGGCCTGCATGCCAACGCCGTGCATCGCGGCTGGATCGTCAACAAGCTCGAGCTCGAGCTCGAAGGCGACCTCAACATCACCGCGGTCTGGGGCACCGGCGATACCTCGGACAAGCCGGTCGGCTTCACCGACGTGCGGGTCAAGGTCGACATGGCGTGCGAGGGCGTCTCGCAGGACGAGATCAACGCGCTGGTCGACCATGTGAAGAAATGGTCGCCGGTGGCCAACACCTTCACGCGTCCGGTCAATCTCGAGGTCGGCATCTAG
- a CDS encoding CmpA/NrtA family ABC transporter substrate-binding protein yields the protein MSTFDDPFDANRNLRSGCVCGQHASAGEHEAALTLRCEPVESEEKRYEGVVASAVMRAMFPQDVARRAFLKSVGASTALAALSQFFPLQTATEVFAQAGAPEKKDLKVGFIPITCATPIIMAAPLGFYAKHGLNVEVVKTAGWAVVRDKTINKEYDAAHMLAPMPLAISLGLGSNPIPFAVPAIENINGQGITLAMKHKDKRDPKDWKGMKFAIPFDYSMHNYLLRYYLAEHGIDPDTDVQLRSVPPPEMVANLRADNIDGFLAPDNICQRAIYDGVGFMHILSKEIWDGHPCCSFAASREFITTAPNSFAALTRAIVDATAYASKAENRKQIAEAIAPANYINAPVTVLEQVLTGTYADGLGGVKTDAKRVDFDPFPWQSFAVWMLTQMKRWGQIKGDVDYKAVAEQVYLATDTKKLMTEMGLSPPASAYKSFSVMGKTFDPAKPEDYVASFKIRKAS from the coding sequence ATGTCCACGTTCGACGATCCATTCGATGCCAATCGCAATCTCCGTTCCGGTTGTGTGTGCGGCCAGCACGCCTCGGCGGGAGAGCACGAGGCTGCCCTGACCCTGCGTTGCGAGCCCGTTGAGAGCGAGGAGAAACGCTACGAGGGCGTGGTTGCGTCTGCCGTGATGCGCGCGATGTTTCCGCAGGACGTGGCGCGGCGCGCTTTCCTGAAGTCGGTCGGGGCGTCGACCGCGCTGGCCGCGCTGTCGCAGTTCTTTCCGCTGCAGACGGCGACCGAAGTTTTCGCGCAGGCCGGCGCGCCCGAGAAGAAGGACCTCAAGGTCGGCTTCATTCCGATCACCTGCGCCACGCCCATCATCATGGCGGCGCCGCTCGGCTTCTATGCCAAGCACGGGCTCAATGTCGAAGTGGTCAAGACCGCCGGCTGGGCCGTGGTCCGCGACAAGACGATCAACAAGGAATACGACGCCGCCCACATGCTGGCGCCGATGCCGCTCGCGATCTCGTTGGGCCTGGGGTCGAACCCGATTCCGTTCGCTGTGCCTGCGATCGAGAACATCAACGGGCAGGGCATCACGCTTGCGATGAAGCACAAGGACAAGCGCGATCCGAAAGACTGGAAGGGAATGAAGTTCGCAATTCCCTTCGACTATTCCATGCACAATTACCTGTTGCGCTATTATCTCGCCGAGCATGGCATCGACCCCGACACCGACGTGCAACTGCGCTCGGTGCCGCCGCCGGAGATGGTCGCGAATTTGCGCGCCGACAACATCGACGGCTTCCTCGCACCCGACAACATCTGCCAGCGCGCGATCTATGACGGCGTCGGCTTCATGCACATTCTGTCCAAGGAAATCTGGGACGGTCATCCCTGCTGCAGCTTCGCCGCCAGCCGCGAGTTCATCACGACGGCGCCGAACAGTTTTGCGGCGCTGACGCGGGCCATCGTCGATGCCACGGCCTATGCGTCGAAAGCGGAGAATCGCAAGCAGATCGCGGAAGCGATCGCGCCGGCCAATTACATCAACGCGCCCGTCACCGTGCTGGAGCAGGTGCTGACCGGCACCTATGCCGACGGTCTCGGCGGCGTGAAGACGGATGCGAAGCGCGTCGATTTCGATCCGTTCCCCTGGCAGTCCTTTGCGGTGTGGATGCTGACGCAGATGAAGCGCTGGGGCCAGATCAAGGGCGACGTCGACTACAAGGCGGTCGCCGAGCAGGTGTATTTGGCCACCGACACCAAGAAGCTGATGACCGAGATGGGCCTGTCGCCGCCTGCAAGCGCGTACAAGTCGTTCTCGGTGATGGGGAAGACCTTCGATCCGGCCAAGCCCGAGGATTATGTCGCGAGCTTCAAGATCAGGAAGGCGTCGTGA
- a CDS encoding TetR/AcrR family transcriptional regulator — protein MAKPSLNKPSLNKMSSKKNAAHSGAGDDESARGRLLSAASHLFCKNGINATGIDAIIEEAGTAKTTLYKLFGSKTNLVNAVLESEGKQWREWFIAAMEDGGGDAQAKLTRIFPALKSWFAEERFYGCPFINAVGEHDKDAKQFRNIALKHKKIVLGHIEKLAGELGSSEPAVLAHQLGLLIDGAIVAAMISRDPGVADTAALTAGPLLGQSKAKKKRELEAV, from the coding sequence ATGGCCAAGCCTTCACTGAACAAGCCCTCGCTGAACAAGATGTCGTCGAAGAAGAACGCGGCGCATTCAGGCGCCGGCGACGACGAATCCGCGCGCGGGCGCCTGCTCAGCGCCGCCTCGCATCTGTTCTGCAAGAACGGAATCAACGCCACCGGCATCGATGCGATCATCGAGGAAGCCGGCACCGCGAAGACCACGCTGTACAAGCTGTTCGGCTCCAAGACCAATCTCGTCAACGCGGTGCTGGAGAGCGAAGGCAAGCAGTGGCGCGAATGGTTCATAGCCGCGATGGAAGACGGCGGCGGCGATGCACAGGCGAAGCTCACGCGCATCTTCCCGGCCCTGAAGAGCTGGTTTGCCGAAGAGCGCTTCTATGGCTGCCCCTTCATCAACGCGGTCGGCGAGCACGACAAGGACGCCAAGCAGTTCCGCAACATCGCGCTGAAGCACAAGAAGATCGTGCTCGGCCACATCGAGAAGCTTGCCGGCGAGCTCGGCTCGAGCGAGCCTGCCGTACTCGCGCATCAACTCGGCCTCCTGATCGACGGCGCGATCGTCGCCGCGATGATCTCGCGTGATCCCGGCGTGGCAGATACGGCGGCGCTGACGGCCGGTCCCCTGCTCGGCCAGTCGAAGGCGAAGAAGAAGCGCGAGTTGGAGGCGGTGTGA
- the mddA gene encoding methanethiol S-methyltransferase has translation MFARLAILLYALVSYAVFTISFLYALGFVGNYVVPKSIDVGPASSLGEAVFVNLLLMSLFAIQHTVMARPGFKRWLAQYIPAAYERSTYVLLSSLILLLLFWQWRAIPAPVWQTSGIAAWVLTSTHWLGWLIAFASTHMLDHFDLFGLRQALAASRGAEMPDQSFRTPLLYKIVRHPIMLGFLLAFWATPVMTEGHLLFALANTAYILIALQFEERDLIAVFGATYRDYRRRVPMLVPRLSARGRNDGRRPAGAP, from the coding sequence ATGTTCGCGCGCCTCGCAATCCTGCTCTATGCCCTCGTGAGCTATGCCGTCTTCACGATTTCATTTCTCTACGCGCTCGGTTTCGTCGGCAATTATGTCGTGCCGAAGTCCATCGACGTCGGCCCCGCTTCGAGTCTGGGCGAGGCCGTATTCGTCAACCTGCTGCTGATGAGCCTGTTCGCCATCCAGCACACCGTGATGGCGCGCCCGGGCTTCAAGCGATGGCTGGCCCAATACATCCCCGCGGCCTACGAGCGCAGCACCTACGTGTTGCTCTCCAGCCTGATCCTCCTCCTCCTGTTCTGGCAGTGGCGGGCGATTCCCGCACCGGTCTGGCAGACGAGCGGAATAGCGGCGTGGGTGCTGACCTCCACGCATTGGCTCGGCTGGCTGATCGCGTTCGCCTCGACCCACATGCTCGATCATTTCGACCTGTTCGGCTTGCGCCAGGCTCTTGCCGCGTCGCGCGGAGCCGAGATGCCCGACCAGTCGTTCCGGACCCCGCTGCTCTACAAGATCGTGCGGCACCCGATCATGCTCGGCTTTCTCCTCGCATTCTGGGCCACACCCGTCATGACGGAGGGCCACCTGCTGTTCGCGCTTGCCAACACCGCCTACATCCTGATCGCATTGCAGTTCGAAGAGCGCGATCTGATCGCCGTATTCGGCGCAACGTATCGGGATTATCGCCGGCGCGTTCCGATGCTGGTGCCGCGACTGTCCGCACGCGGCCGCAACGACGGTCGCCGGCCAGCCGGAGCTCCGTGA
- a CDS encoding helix-turn-helix transcriptional regulator, with protein MNAMLPLPATAVDAATLADTLDGLDIGLYLVAADARLVHANTAGRAILAARDILRDVRGHLVACDGAANHVLQRLFAAPRLAGETAVPMIGADGQRFVAHALPLASEARLYADEACRASAALFVRKVALTIPPCSDVIGQVFRLTPTELRVLLAIVELGSVRDVAAAFGVAGSTIKTHLRRLFEKTGAARQADFVKLVAGYATPLRSTGEPR; from the coding sequence ATGAACGCAATGCTCCCGCTTCCCGCGACGGCGGTCGATGCCGCGACCCTCGCCGATACGCTCGACGGGCTCGACATCGGCCTGTATCTCGTTGCCGCGGATGCGCGCCTCGTGCACGCCAATACGGCCGGGCGCGCCATTCTCGCGGCGCGCGACATCCTGCGCGACGTTCGCGGCCACCTCGTGGCCTGCGATGGCGCAGCCAACCATGTCCTGCAACGGCTGTTCGCCGCGCCCCGACTGGCCGGCGAAACAGCGGTGCCGATGATCGGCGCCGACGGCCAGCGCTTTGTCGCCCATGCCCTGCCGCTGGCATCCGAAGCGCGCCTGTATGCGGATGAGGCTTGCCGCGCCTCGGCCGCCTTGTTCGTTCGCAAGGTGGCCCTGACGATACCGCCTTGCTCCGACGTGATCGGCCAGGTCTTCCGGCTGACGCCGACCGAATTGCGCGTCCTCCTCGCGATCGTCGAACTCGGCAGCGTTCGCGACGTTGCCGCCGCGTTCGGCGTCGCCGGCTCGACGATCAAGACACATCTGCGCCGCCTGTTCGAAAAGACCGGCGCCGCGCGACAGGCCGATTTCGTCAAGCTCGTCGCGGGATATGCGACGCCGCTGAGAAGCACCGGAGAGCCACGATGA
- a CDS encoding alpha/beta fold hydrolase, protein MTAFSLGTFGFPEVRADGRPIKLALRKGLALLVYLGEARSAVAREMMATLLWPETPRETGLARLRRLLHRVELALGKSVFETDRTSLRWSPDVELQLDSHLFEEACDRGAFEQACLVYRGDFLAGFAPEDCPEFDDWAFFRREALRGRLVHALERLVQDKNAAGDHFAATAHAQRLVELDPLSEVYGRHLIRSLLLAGDRSAAERHHAALTQRLRDELDVAPEAETEALMSPAAAPHATPTTRYVKGGGVHLAYQTYGRGPLDILVMPGFVSHVERAWEHPASRTFLASLMKLGRLIVFDRRGIGLSDRVGSAPGIDVTAEDIGTVLRAADSRRVVLFGASECGPACIKFAVDEPRRVAGLILFGALAKGCWSEDYPHALRASQYDAWSRHLIAQWGGPVGIETFAPTLAGDPQARAWWAGLLRAASSPGGISAVLEAFRDADVRHLLPQIAVPTSVLHRRGDKAVRIAAGRDIASRIKGAEFVELDGNDHWFFAGDQRPVLEAIGRFIGRIS, encoded by the coding sequence ATGACGGCTTTCTCGCTGGGAACGTTCGGGTTCCCCGAGGTCCGCGCCGACGGCCGCCCGATCAAGCTGGCCTTGCGCAAGGGGCTTGCGCTGCTGGTCTATCTCGGGGAGGCGAGAAGCGCCGTCGCGCGCGAAATGATGGCGACGCTGCTATGGCCGGAGACGCCCCGTGAGACGGGCCTGGCGCGCTTGCGGCGGCTGCTTCATCGCGTCGAGCTCGCGCTCGGCAAGTCCGTGTTCGAGACCGACCGCACCAGCCTGCGATGGTCGCCGGACGTCGAGCTGCAGCTCGACTCGCATCTGTTCGAGGAGGCCTGCGACCGCGGCGCATTCGAACAGGCCTGCCTGGTTTACCGGGGCGACTTCCTGGCGGGGTTCGCTCCGGAGGATTGTCCCGAATTCGATGACTGGGCGTTCTTTCGCCGCGAGGCGCTACGGGGCCGGCTGGTGCATGCGCTCGAGCGTCTCGTGCAGGACAAGAACGCGGCCGGAGACCATTTTGCCGCGACGGCCCATGCGCAGCGTCTGGTCGAGCTCGATCCGCTCAGCGAAGTGTACGGCCGGCACCTGATCCGCAGCCTGCTGCTGGCGGGCGACCGAAGCGCGGCTGAACGCCATCACGCGGCGCTGACGCAGCGGCTGCGCGACGAGCTCGACGTCGCGCCGGAGGCCGAGACCGAAGCGCTGATGAGTCCGGCTGCGGCTCCACACGCCACTCCGACCACACGTTACGTGAAGGGCGGCGGCGTGCATCTGGCTTATCAGACCTATGGCCGCGGTCCGCTCGATATTCTGGTCATGCCGGGATTCGTCTCGCATGTGGAGCGCGCCTGGGAGCATCCGGCGAGCCGGACCTTCCTGGCGTCGTTGATGAAGCTCGGGCGGCTGATCGTGTTCGACCGGCGCGGCATCGGGCTGTCCGACCGGGTCGGATCGGCGCCCGGCATCGATGTCACTGCGGAGGATATCGGCACCGTGCTGCGGGCCGCGGACTCGCGCCGTGTCGTGCTGTTTGGCGCGTCCGAATGCGGCCCGGCCTGCATCAAGTTCGCGGTCGACGAGCCGCGCCGCGTGGCCGGGTTGATCCTGTTCGGTGCATTGGCCAAGGGGTGCTGGTCCGAGGACTATCCGCACGCATTGCGCGCCAGCCAGTATGATGCCTGGAGCAGGCATCTGATTGCGCAATGGGGCGGCCCGGTCGGGATCGAGACATTTGCGCCGACTCTGGCCGGTGATCCCCAGGCGCGCGCCTGGTGGGCCGGGCTCTTGCGCGCGGCCTCCAGTCCCGGCGGCATCTCGGCCGTGCTGGAAGCGTTTCGCGACGCCGACGTGCGACACCTGCTGCCGCAAATCGCCGTGCCGACATCGGTGCTGCACCGACGAGGCGACAAGGCGGTGCGCATCGCAGCCGGCCGCGATATCGCGAGCCGGATCAAGGGCGCGGAGTTCGTCGAGCTCGACGGCAACGATCACTGGTTCTTTGCCGGCGATCAGCGACCCGTGCTGGAGGCGATTGGCAGATTTATCGGACGTATTTCGTAG
- a CDS encoding NADPH:quinone oxidoreductase family protein produces the protein MKAILCHAFTGPGDLSLGEIDVPQPAGDEILIDVHAASVSFMDQLMVSGLYQMRPQTPFVPGTEASGTVVAVGGDVTRFAPGDRVACSSWTGGYAERMIAKESKTVRLPDGVAFEAAATILHNYGTAYYALVERARAERSETLFVTGAAGGVGLAAVDLGRHLGLRVVAGVGSDDKAALVRGYGASAVINYRSEDLRDRIKSITSGNGIDVGFDNVGGAIFEQMARLMKWGGRLMPIGFAGGEIPSIPMNLPLLKNFSIVGVFAGAWAEKFPQEGARMNDTLMQWLADGHIRPHIDRLLPLAEVAEAMRAVANRTVQGRIVLKIR, from the coding sequence ATGAAAGCCATTCTCTGCCACGCCTTCACCGGACCCGGCGATCTCAGCCTCGGCGAGATCGATGTGCCCCAGCCTGCCGGCGACGAGATCCTCATCGACGTCCATGCGGCATCCGTGAGTTTCATGGACCAGTTGATGGTCTCGGGCCTCTACCAGATGCGGCCGCAGACGCCCTTCGTGCCCGGCACGGAAGCCTCCGGAACGGTCGTCGCAGTTGGCGGCGACGTGACAAGGTTCGCGCCCGGCGACCGCGTGGCCTGCAGCAGCTGGACCGGCGGCTACGCCGAACGGATGATTGCGAAGGAGTCGAAGACCGTACGCCTGCCTGACGGCGTCGCGTTCGAAGCGGCGGCAACCATCCTGCATAATTACGGCACGGCCTATTATGCGCTGGTCGAGCGGGCGCGAGCCGAGCGCAGCGAAACGCTGTTCGTCACCGGCGCTGCCGGCGGCGTTGGACTGGCCGCCGTCGACCTCGGCCGCCATCTCGGCCTGCGCGTCGTCGCCGGCGTCGGCTCCGACGACAAGGCGGCCCTGGTGCGCGGCTATGGCGCCAGCGCGGTCATCAACTACCGCAGCGAGGATCTGCGCGACCGGATCAAGTCGATCACGTCGGGAAACGGCATCGATGTCGGCTTCGACAATGTCGGCGGCGCGATCTTCGAGCAGATGGCCCGGCTGATGAAATGGGGCGGACGGCTGATGCCGATCGGCTTCGCCGGCGGCGAGATTCCGTCCATCCCGATGAACCTGCCGCTGCTGAAGAACTTCTCCATCGTCGGTGTCTTTGCCGGCGCCTGGGCGGAGAAATTCCCTCAAGAGGGCGCACGCATGAACGACACGCTGATGCAATGGCTCGCCGACGGACACATTCGCCCGCATATCGATCGTCTCCTCCCTTTGGCGGAGGTCGCCGAGGCCATGCGGGCCGTGGCCAACCGGACGGTTCAAGGCCGAATTGTGCTCAAAATCAGGTAA
- a CDS encoding acyl-CoA dehydrogenase family protein, with protein MGSLALSRAEVLDQPAPSIAGEVARIAREDLAPLAAGIDDGSVYPAEVLRKFGAVGAWGSHVPHEGPADLRCAIQAMAAIGEVCGATAFMAWCQNTLVWYAANSTNMKLAKRFGDGFSTGQVLGGTGLSNPMKSFFGIEKLKLKGRKVEGGYIVRGALPWVSNLGPGHYFGTIFEREDDQGKASGEPGTVMFLADCSDPAITLTPCKPFMAMDGTGTYGVQFRDVFVPDELILADPAGPFVKKIRAGFILLQAGMALGLIKDCINIMDEVDNPLGHINRYLPQQPVHFRDLAAELEAETMALARDPYNEEDTYWRKVIALRLRAGEASVAAAHAAMLHCGARGYLKGHRAQRRLREAYFVAIVTPATKQLRKMLADC; from the coding sequence ATGGGTTCACTGGCTTTATCGCGGGCCGAGGTTTTGGATCAGCCCGCACCGTCCATTGCAGGGGAGGTGGCGCGGATCGCGCGCGAAGATCTCGCGCCGCTTGCCGCCGGCATCGACGACGGCTCGGTCTATCCGGCCGAGGTGCTGCGCAAGTTCGGCGCCGTCGGCGCCTGGGGCAGTCACGTGCCGCACGAAGGTCCCGCCGATCTTCGTTGCGCGATCCAGGCGATGGCTGCGATCGGCGAGGTCTGCGGCGCCACGGCCTTCATGGCCTGGTGCCAGAACACGCTGGTCTGGTATGCCGCCAACTCGACCAACATGAAACTGGCAAAGCGCTTCGGCGATGGCTTCTCGACCGGCCAGGTGCTCGGCGGCACTGGGCTGTCGAACCCGATGAAGAGCTTTTTCGGCATCGAGAAACTGAAGCTGAAAGGCCGCAAGGTCGAGGGCGGTTATATCGTGCGCGGCGCGTTGCCGTGGGTTTCCAATCTCGGCCCCGGCCATTATTTCGGCACCATCTTCGAGCGCGAGGATGATCAGGGCAAGGCAAGCGGCGAGCCCGGCACCGTCATGTTCCTGGCCGACTGCTCGGACCCTGCGATCACGCTGACGCCGTGCAAGCCGTTCATGGCGATGGACGGCACCGGCACCTATGGCGTGCAATTCCGTGACGTCTTCGTGCCGGATGAGCTGATCCTGGCCGATCCCGCCGGCCCCTTCGTCAAGAAGATCCGCGCCGGCTTCATCCTGCTGCAGGCCGGCATGGCGCTCGGCCTCATCAAGGACTGCATCAACATCATGGACGAGGTGGATAACCCGCTCGGCCATATCAACCGCTATTTGCCGCAACAGCCGGTGCACTTCCGCGACCTCGCCGCCGAGCTCGAGGCCGAGACCATGGCGCTGGCGCGCGATCCCTACAACGAGGAGGACACCTACTGGCGCAAGGTGATTGCGCTCAGGCTTCGCGCCGGCGAGGCCAGCGTCGCGGCGGCGCATGCGGCGATGCTGCATTGTGGCGCGCGCGGCTATCTCAAAGGCCACCGCGCGCAGCGTCGGCTGCGCGAGGCCTATTTCGTGGCGATCGTCACGCCGGCCACCAAGCAGCTGCGCAAGATGCTCGCCGATTGCTGA